The segment ttctgtgtgatctcccaaatctcgtTGACAAGACATTTCATAtgagtctccatcctaatcttccatattgtatagtttcttccatcaagccttagaatatctcttcgaaagatagctccagaagaactatatgaacttgaactgttagtcgccataggatcttcctcaagcggttaagctttctgcaaagaggaccaaagctccgataccaattgttagacaattcaaataaccggaagacaactgagggggggaggggtgagtcagttgtcacagattactagaaccattagcaatttaaactttaatacaggaacccaaaacattaataccagaatagcagttaaaccaattaagcataaacaataaccatagaataaaattcatccacataacaccaagatttatatgtggaaaacccggtaaagggaaaaaccacggtgggaagcctacccatagtcagataatacttctgcaataagtatgtgaattacaattgaggggtatgcacttgcagaaagaccaacaacctagagtgcactgctcatcacaaaaggagcctcactgactacatagaaatccacactacaatccaaagaagtgttgaactgcaaaagatagcatctcctattcctgagtatagttctggttaagatcaataccagaggactaaatcctcttacataaacctagttcgatctccaatgatcgaccaactcctctgcctgaatgatattacattattcgcacattatattccttgaccatgacatctaccataaccatgatgatctacaatgagatcttacatctatatatacaaacactcgaccataaacaattaggtcggccaccaaataataaactaattacataattataaaccatgtcttccttagatcaaacaaataatatccaacacataagacatcccggaaatacatcaagaggtccaatccacacgttacattaaagctggtccataacctagatcaaccaagacccagtataggtccacacactacaacaatgatctccatctgccaagtctcgaacatgatcaccaacaacatcctgaaaatccaccagaagctgcaccaacaccacttatgcaattcatcaaagatctttaccaaaagctttgccagtgaaaccctcgtcaaAATCGAAAAATAAGCTTTTAAGCatgtaggatagcatccgatcaccaaaccaaaactaactgaccaaatatgaggatgagtatcatgaacaagccaattccatcaccaaactataccagagcctatcggatcatgccgaatccaaatcaaccagaaaccactcaacctaccgagaccagaagggtgtcgataaagcatcaaaacaactagtgtttgtatcaatgacaaaacatcaatgcaacacataatcaattccactaaatggccaacaattttattactccaaataaaattgaaccctcgccacttgtctctagCTTTTTGCATgtaggactttaatggatttgtattcttggtgtttagtattttaaaagaacatttattttacacatgattctcttctattataagatatctcttggtatattttacatatattttttaaatataggtatactagtttaaGTTCATTGATGAAATTATCTTCACACGCCAATTTTGCTAATTTATGTTGACTAATTTATTGGTGACTATTAAAATTGATTGATTTACATTCTTAAAAATTGTTGGTGTGAGAGTGGATGCTTGGGTTGATCTTGAAACTCTTTTGGTTTGCAACTGATGCAAAGGGTTTGGTGTTAATGAGCAatttccttggcttcttctatgggttagcacttggcaccatccaatggtccaataCCTCCAACCTTCCAAAGATTATTAAGATTgtccttgatccttcccaaggatcaatcCACTCAATACAACTTGGTTTCACAAGGAGACTCCTACTCCTATGTACTCAACCCCTAAACCAAGGCACCTCACAACCCCAAGCCCCTTGCCAACAGGACCTTTAGATCAAAAGGTGAAATATTTCATGTGTGGGTGTTTGAACATGTTTCACATGGTATTTTAATTGACTTAGACCTCTTTTTTCTATTCTTACAAGCCCTTTGTGTCTTTTGTTCTTAGTGACCTAGggaatagggctacaagcaattaggccttTGTTTGGGATTTTTCCTCTTTATATACCAATATCTCTAAAAAAACCCTTGCAAAAATTTTGTATTCAAACACCCATTTGGACcctctaaaggatttcaaacttttgcatctgggttttgagtacaAGTGTTCAAACCCTACTATGCCTATTTTAGCCTAGTTAGCCGATATAGAGGTTTGAGGTCTCAAAACCTTCACCAATCAAATGGGAATTAAGTTAGGTACTTTGGAGAGGGTCTGTACATGTCTAAGTGTCCCCTCCATGCcattttttacccttttttttgtcCACTGCTCCAAGGATTCAATCAATTCTTCACTCCACAGACTTGCCACATGGGTAatgtcaagtctagggcatcactccAAAAATGCAAGATGAGATCTTTTTCTTCCAAAACCAATAAAATAATTTAGTATACATGGTAAACCAACATTCCCCGGGTTTTTAGACCATTCCCATGGAGGAATGTTGAATGGTGGCaccttttgcatccaaaccctgattTTTGGGGTTTCTTCCAGGCGGCGAGAAAGAAAATTCAATTACTCCTCAACCATAGAGCTTAAAGACCTCAAACCTACATCAAATGAAAGATGATTCACTGTTACAACCTATTCAAGACAATATCCCTTCCATATGTCTGTACAAACCCGTACCAAAGCCAAGAACACAAGAAAAAGCAGTAAAAATGGCAGTTGCAGAAttgtaggaagcataaatttcattcaaagtctcAATCAAACCTTTAGGAATTGTTATTTAGGCTTAAATAAGGCCAAGTAATCCTTCTAACTACCTCCCAATGTACAAGtgcaaccaactagccgttggggAACCACAACTCAATTTTTTGCAAAATTGCCTATGACAACATAGCAACTTTGGACAAATTATTACATCACACACTTATCTTCACACCAACAGTTACAAAGTGGAAACACAACACCTCTAGGACCCCTAgacaccaaaaacataaataaaattcccatacaaggcttTTGACCAAGTACACAACTTAAAGGCTTAGGGTTTATTACATAACATTGGTAGCATTGGACCTACCACATCCATTTAGGACCTACACAAGAAACCTTCAAGGAAACACATTATGTTGCATTCAAACACATGTTGAAAATATGCTAGCACACCTTTGAGTGCCCCTGCACCAGCAACCTCTTCCTTTATTCTCTCTCCTTGACCTTAagatttagtgtcttgattttGGACAAGCTCTTATTAGTCTTTTGGGCCTTTTAGTTTTCAATTGGTTGATTTTGGCCTCTTTGTACATTAATTGTTTAGTGTCCTATCCCTTTTGTATAAGAAGAAGTTGGATTCATGTTTTCTTTGGATTCTTtcctttattatttttcatttCCCTCTGTTTATGATGATCAATCTCATTGTAATTGGCACACATGAAAGAACCTCTTATGGATAAAGACTCTTTTCTCCAATGTGTATGGGGCTATTCAAGAGCTAACTTGTTTAGGTTATGGTaactttatttagttattttttaaattataattttgtgGTTTTCTTAGCTTTTGTGAAGTAACAATCTATGGAGTGCTTTTAGTCTAATCATGGTGGTTCAATAGGTCATATGTTTCACATTTCAATGGCTTACAATAAACCTAAAGTTAAGAACACTTTAAATTTGCGGTTTGTAATTTCTAATCATTGCATttagaaaatatttaaatattcaaatttaatGATGATTAGTTTAGTGAAATGCATCCTTATTCAATAGGGATTAGGGAATGATGCGTTCATTTATTGTGTGCCTCTCTGTTCATGAAGACTTTTTTGCAAAAGCTTGACAATAATGTGTTGGATGGGTTTGCTAGGGAATGTATTTCTTATTTCCTACTTGGAGAAGAATCCTCACCTAGTCCTATCAAAGAAGAATTTGGTGAGTTGTCAAGTGGGGCTATTGGTTAGGGGTTGCTTCCATTTGTTTAAGGCTTGAGGTTTATGTTGTCTATTATCAAATAAGCTTTCTAACGAACATTGCTTTTGTTTAGCTTTCACGTTTTGGTGCTCTTCATACCTCTAGGTGGCCATTCCTTTTTTGGTTCAATTTAGTGATTGTAGTTTCCATGCCACCTTTTGGTTAGCTTTCTAATCTTGTTTGTTTCATGGGTATGTGTCTAATTTTAAAATGTGGCACATAATTGTAATGTGAGTGAAAAAAAAAGCCTAGTCCTGGTTGCAGGTAAGGATTAGGTGGTACAAACAGCTTCTCACCTCCCTACTTATCCTGTTCAACCAAAGCATTCCATTGCAATCAAAACTCGGGTATCTGCATACAAATCATCacagcattccagatgaagacttaTCACAACATATCAAGCCTGGCTGCACTACTTTGCCTCACTCTTCTGCTTCAGCCCCTATTCTCCCATGGTATGTAATCTTATAGCAAAAAAGTTTCCAAGTCACAGTCCATTGGATAGAGTTTCTTGAAAAACTGTGTATATTTtctattcttcatttcatttgaCTAGTTTTAGTTAATGTTTGTTTGATCAGGTGTTTGCAATATGGGATCAATAGAGATAAAGCAATTTATGTTGGAGGAGAAGTGGGAGCAGGAAGATATGATGAGAGGCACATATTATGTGAGCATATCAAATAGTGGATGCCTTGATACTGCCTGTCTTCCATACAACGTAGTTTTGTGGTGCCCTGGCTTGCTTTCCACACAGAATATCTCATTCTTTCCTAATACAGCTTTATCAACTTTCTTCATTGCAGGAAGGGATTTATACGTTCTGAATGAAGGAGAAGTATTGGCACCTCAGATAGTCATGGGATTCAACTATACAGTGGCTCTCAGAGGACTTGGGATTCTTCCTCCAATCCTTCTCCCAATTCCAATTATTTTGTATTCAGCCGACTTTTGCTCTTAAGGAATCCTCCTGTCTTTGCACTGTAATTGGTGTCTAAGGGTTCAGAGCAATCATAAGAGCATTGAGAAACTATTTCTATATCCTTGTTTATTGTTTCTAAAACGTATTTGCATTGCCTACATGCTTGATGTATCTATCTTAGATAAGATAAATCTCTGTATCGACACCTATCTATTTCATAAATCTAAACTTTTTGTTGTTTTCAAATGGAAataaattatttgtttatttataaattatttaattatataatgtTATCATgaatattatgtttattattaattattaaaaaaattgatacgTAAATAGTTGTCAGATTTAAGTGAAAAGTTAGGAGCTTTTTTCATGGTAATGACATCAAATACTTCTCTTCCTCCTATTATACTATAATTATAGAGTGCGTGTTCatgtaaaaaatattttgattttcaattaaataatttaacatCCATCAATACAAATTGATTGTTTTTTAAGTCAAATTATTAACTTTTTTTGTTTATTAACTTTTTTTGTAGAAATATTGAACTTAAGAAATTGACGCGtggaatataattaaaaaaatgcaCTTAATCTAGATGGAGCGGTTTAATGTTTTATTCCAATTGTAGAATATAGAACACATTAATGATACCaaacaaatcataaaaaaaatccaCCCTTTCTTAGATATAATACACTCAACTATGTGAAACAACACAATTTTTGATGTACATGCAATCCAATTAACCTTGCGGCTTCATATAACTTGTTTCTATATACAAAATTATTAAACTCCTTAGCAAATCTAAAGGATTTTTAGCCAATACTTTTCATATTCATTTAGATTATAATATTTGTCTCATTTTAGTTTACATTTGTGATAATTGTGTGGAGTGAAGATATTACTTGGTTCTCCCACAATTAGCAACAAACACCGAAagataaaaatagataatgaaaAATTACCTTACATCATGTCCGCCCCACTTCTTCCAcaaaaaaaaaacgaaaaaaaagtATTAATGTTGTAATTGTACCCTCCCACCATACACCCCCAATTCCACAACAAATAATGATAGGAACTTTAACTATAATTTTAATAGTTGACAAGCTTAAATCAACATTTCTAACATACAGTTATATTTACATATTTCAAaaggaaaaaatatttttgaacaaaAAATTGGAGATTAAAAATAGATACATTGCAAACAAAAAATTTGGTTCTTAGAGTGTAATATGGAAAAATTACAACACCATTACAAATTTTTGAGAAAGATCTTTTTGTCACTTATCACAAGTCAAAAATCTAACATCATGGGCAAAAGTTATGGCTCCTAGAAaaaaattgtatccctatacaaaagaaatgcatagaaaataaaaaaattccccATAAAATCCCATGTGACTAGGTGCTAGTTGCTTGAACAAAATAGGAACCCTTCTAATGTCAAAATGGGATGCAACTTTCTCATTGCAAATGTCATGACCTAGTAGGTGTGTGGATTTTGTACAAGGTGTTACTTGACATAATGTAGGATTCAAAATTAATACAATTGATATACCTTATATTATGATCTACTAGAAAGGTAATGTATAGAATTGGTACCCTGTGTTGGTATAGAGTCTAGTTATCTTCCTAAGTAGTCTCCAAGTGGGAAATTTCTGGTTATGGAGCTTGATCTTGTATGTCTTGGAATCCATTCCCTTGTGGGAGGTGCAACAGATACATATTTTGATGGTAAATCTTAGACCATTCATCATGAGGTCACAAATCTAATGCTAGAGGTTGTGTTGGATTTTCTTACCCTAGAAGGCAACCCCCTTTTATGAGGGCATTGTATCACGACTATTATTGTAATGTGTTAAGTATGGAGTATGTGATAGAGAGAAGATAAGGTTAGACTCATCGTGTTGTGTAGGTTGTATCCCTCTATTTTATTGGATAAATTAACAAGAGAGACTATTGTTTCTCCATAAATATAGGCTATATTGGGAGAACCACATATATTcatgttccttacttgatgtagtatgacctactaaaaaatttaaaaattaaaatgtaaattGTGCAACCATGCCAAGGGTGATGCATGGGTTGCACATGCTAAAGTAGAGAATATTTCATAGATCCTAAACTcataataatggttcccactttttgccacttttgacactgagatgaacatttttaaaacaatcttcaacttccgagaactataacttttaaactattgaaaacttgaagatgatgtaaattagtgatttgtagcattttgtctatagattctatatatatatttttcaaaatttttttaaggatttttttttagtttttccatctccctcgaaaagtagtttttttacaacaaactacattttttaagagtgatgccTCCCGAAACgaataactttttttctataaatgattaaaactcaattatttcgaattttggtttgtaacatcaatatccagcacttgttgttggtttgatagtgatatgttgaatatttttcacttttttaagttttgaagtccgactagtcataattcagacataggtttaagtttgaacacataacttgttctatatatatcaaaattcaatatatttttttgttagaaagaagacacaaatacctggggcatagatatttttcagaatttttttgaattagtttcctatttttcccaatgcattgaacaaagaagttcatgttcggtgaaaaaccaatattccataaaattaaaaaaacaagaacataataaattcacaatgtaataaaattatacttgttggaaagcttgctccaagtactaccatctaatatttttgggttatcaagattatttcatttgtacCTTGAACCAAAGGTCCGAAGGAAAAAATTCATTAGAACTCTGAAAATTTTTATGAGAGACCTCTAACGAGAGGGTTTGAATGAACACTGGTTCGAGCGAAGGGAGGTCCGCTCAAACCCTAAGGGGTTTGAGTGGACCCCCCTTCGCAAAAACCCCTAGGCAAAATTATGACGCATACATTTATGTAACGGCCGAGTTCGAATGAACCCAACCTTTTCTAACTATCGGCGTTCGTTCGAACCCTTGCCaactcaatttttattttattttacattttagtagagtcgtataaatatacataatttttttttattttttaacacaaTTGATTAAAACAATTCGcattttggatgaaagaagacatttgaaaattattttgagggtaataatttgaagatatttgaaggtttttttaaaagcatggggaacaagaagagaaggcaaaataagacttcaaggaattattctcccgaaacggaacaaAGATATCAAGAACACAAGGAAAAGATATCATGAAGCaagtatgtattttttatttttatttctatttagttttatatgtattacgtaccaaaaattgtgcttatttgttagtattagttaaatattttttatctaatatttttaatgaaaattaatttaaataatataaattaaattaat is part of the Cryptomeria japonica chromosome 10, Sugi_1.0, whole genome shotgun sequence genome and harbors:
- the LOC131060757 gene encoding uncharacterized protein LOC131060757 isoform X1 is translated as MKTYHNISSLAALLCLTLLLQPLFSHGVCNMGSIEIKQFMLEEKWEQEDMMRGTYYVSISNSGCLDTACLPYNVVLWCPGLLSTQNISFFPNTALSTFFIAGRDLYVLNEGEVLAPQIVMGFNYTVALRGLGILPPILLPIPIILYSADFCS
- the LOC131060757 gene encoding uncharacterized protein LOC131060757 isoform X2, producing MKTYHNISSLAALLCLTLLLQPLFSHGVCNMGSIEIKQFMLEEKWEQEDMMRGTYYVSISNSGCLDTACLPYNEGIYTF